Genomic segment of Candidatus Aenigmatarchaeota archaeon:
TGCCTTCTTGCTCCCTGTCCGGTCAATAAGCGTGTTAACCTTTTCCACTTTGACCTTGAATTCCTCTTCAAAGGCCTGCTTTACCACCATCCGGGGCGTTTTAAGGACTTTCAGCTTGAAAATCAGCTTGTTTTCGCTCTCTATGAGCCGAACCGCCTTTTCGCTCGTAACCGGATGCTCCACTAGCTCCCAAAATGATACCATAAGATAAATAGCAAAAGATTAAAAGGGTCTAAAAGGCAAAAAATTCGCCCCTCTTGTATATTATAGCAGATATGTATTATGGCTGATTCCTCAGCAAAAGGAGCATATTCTGGATACTCTGAAAATAAAGGTGCGAAGGCACGGTCGGCAGGCAATGTCAATCCCCCCGTTGGCTTTGACCCAAATTACTTCAGGCAGACCTCCAAAGGAGATGCTAATAACCCGGAGGCAAAAAAAGCCGCCGAGGAATTATACGAGGCGCTTCCCCCAGCAATCCAAAACTATCTTGCCCGGGAGCAGGCGGCAACTTCAAGAGCAAACTACGGCCCACCCACAAACCACAAAATCATGTCTGGTGTAGATGCGGCATATATGAAGCAGGGCTCAAAAAGCCCAGTTAACTATGCCGCCACTCCTGGAAAATCGCCGGGGCAGATGCAGGTCGCGCCAAATTATGATAGCAAAATGGCGCAGCAGCTGGGCCCGGGCAAGGGGCCAAATCCTCAGATGCCCGTCCCCCCAAGCCCCGGACGAATGCTGGCTTCCATGTTTATCCCCTTAATCCCCTCAGCACTTGTTTACAAAGCCGGATTCAACATAGCCCAGTCAGCATTCCCTGGATTGGCATACTCTAGTCTACCCTATATTGGGAGTCTAGGAGGACCCGGAGGACTCGCCCTGGGAATCGGCATGGCCTACGGACTAACCAAGGTATCTGGAGCAGTTTTCAAGGGCGCAAGCAAAGTCGTCCAGAAAGTGTACCAGAAAAAAGACAAGCTGAATAAGGGCTACGAAGCCCTTCAAAAGCCAGGCGCCGCGCCGGCAGGCCCGATGCCTGCAAGAGGAATATGACCGAAGGAGAAATCAAGGCAGGAGGAAAAACAATCCTGGAAAATGTGCAGGGTGCGTACCGACAGGAAAAATCAGCTCCACCTGTAGTGAATCGGGCAGGAATGGCGCAATACAACTCCTCAATTGCTTCGCCCTACCTGGCAAACACAGCCCCATACTCTGCTTTCCCCCCACCAGGCGCAAAGCCCGCCCAGCTATCCAAAAAAGCGCAGCTTGGAGTTTACCTTGCAATCGGAGC
This window contains:
- a CDS encoding 50S ribosomal protein L23; translated protein: MVSFWELVEHPVTSEKAVRLIESENKLIFKLKVLKTPRMVVKQAFEEEFKVKVEKVNTLIDRTGSKKAIVKLKPESPAGDIAVKLGVI